A stretch of the Vicia villosa cultivar HV-30 ecotype Madison, WI unplaced genomic scaffold, Vvil1.0 ctg.000024F_1_1, whole genome shotgun sequence genome encodes the following:
- the LOC131622033 gene encoding uncharacterized protein LOC131622033: MSCIINNGTVYENDFQWKLCDHDKKFVFIGGTTVKEVEIQNLPPKRFFFKDFNDILGGNCEMNRLEDIIGVVQEINNFQYNNSGKKSFVSLSLKDLKGVIVNCTLWESYGTKFLDFYHDEKNSGAIVIILTHAMIKESQVSNGWSGSKLLINEDIPEITEYLSKLPSNEQTEKPSQSSKGMSLWSGASQFTPVESFVHKAKCISLSELCKVKQDMLCVTVGTTQRFFVSKHGWFYYGCTKCSLKASDVNNPYKCSCGQNVEHAIPRYRVDIYVVDGDSKFRFVFWDSDCADIIGKSADSIYKAMLEEGDDDPMIYPDDLDMLLGKKMAFRAKVQPTFGQASVWKLSYDEEFVKEIEKDYITDEGDSKSLNQNPVVDRVDESIESLSAYGENDPDKQVTNTPSKGSPVYLDAEDSELQAYGTTQLSGTKPAKKVKIESDA, from the exons ATGTCTTGCATAATCAACAATGGAACTGTTTATGAAAACGATTTTCAGTGGAAGCTTTGTGATCACGACAAGAAATTTGTGTTTATTGGTGGTACAACTGTTAAGGAAGTTGAAATTCAGAACCTTCCTCCcaaaagattttttttcaaaGACTTTAATGATATTCTTGGAGGAAATTGTGAGATGAACCGACTTGAAG ATATCATTGGTGTGGTTCAAGAAATCAACAATTTTCAATACAACAATTCTGGAAAAAAATCATTTGTTTCACTGAGTCttaaagacttgaa AGGAGTCATTGTTAACTGCACATTATGGGAGAGCTACGGAACAAAATTTTTGGACTTCTACCACGACGAAAAAAACAGTGGTGCTATTGTAATAATACTAACTCATGCAATGATAAAGGAATCACAAG TCTCAAATGGTTGGAGTGGATCTAAGTTGCTTATTAACGAAGACATTCCAGAGATAACTGAGTATTTATCAAA GTTACCGTCAAATGAGCAGACTGAAAAGCCTTCGCAGTCTTCGAAGGGAATGTCTCTTTGGTCTGGTGCCTCTCAATTCACCCCAGTCGAAAGTTTCGTTCATAAGGCCAAGTGTATTTCTCTCAGTGAACTTTGCAAGGTGAAACAG GACATGTTATGCGTTACTGTTGGAACAACTCAAAGATTTTTTGTCTCAAAACACGGTTGGTTTTATTATGGGTGTACTAAATGTTCTCTAAAGGCATCTGATGTGAACAATCCATACAAATGTTCATGTGGACAGAATGTAGAACATGCCATACCGAG GTATCGAGTTGACATATATGTGGTTGATGGTGATTCCAAATTTCGCTTTGTGTTTTGGGACTCTGACTGTGCCGACATTATTGGAAAGTCTGCTGATAGTATTTATAAAGCAATGCTTGAG GAAGGTGACGACGACCCAATGATATATCCAGATGATCTTGACATGCTACTTGGTAAAAAGATGGCGTTTAGGGCTAAAGTTCAGCCAACATTTGGCCAAGCATCTGTTTGGAAACTTTCCTATGATGAAGAGTTTGTAAAGGAAATTGAGAAAGATTATATTACTGATGAA GGAGATAGCAAATCTTTAAACCAAAACCCAGTTGTTGATCGTGTTGATGAATCCATT GAGTCGTTGTCGGCATATGGAGAAAATGATCCTGATAAACAAGTGACCAATACTCCATCCAAAGGAAGTCCTGTTTATCTTGATGCTGAAGATTCCGAATTACAAGCGTATGGTACTACCCAGCTCTCAGGAACCAAGCCTGCAAAGAAAGTTAAGATTGAATCGGATGCATGA